The following coding sequences are from one Leishmania major strain Friedlin complete genome, chromosome 36 window:
- a CDS encoding putative serine/threonine protein phosphatase 2B catalytic subunit A2: MSQANMKCSAVGGRNLNGTPVERSTLLSDGKLSLESIMLQFLCGEQLRLEYAMEIVQQAALVLRTEPNTLSINDTVVVVGDVQGQYYDLVKILAACGSLDTTNYLFLGNYIGNGGFNLECILFLLAAKVAHPQSILLIRGSNESKFMADVLQLGKECQLKYSSTLLTQILSVFNCLPLAAIIRKKFFCVHSGLSPDVSHVDDIALIHRFRHIPTRGAMCDMVWSEPDWDTNNQLYNNVEEPSGETYVPRLGLFETRPLFITNKQRGLSYVFNFACAKRFVSANNLLCIIRAHEVHELGFKLYRPHPNHLFPCIISLFSAPNYCSSFGNKGAVLVVSKETICFKQFDSSPHPCVLQGRNAFSWSLPFLESNLMSIFLTLLSGSDYDPTVADRSEKGSSNGEGCVTPLT; the protein is encoded by the coding sequence atgaGCCAGGCTAATATGAAGTGCTCTGCCGTGGGGGGTCGCAACCTCAACGGCACGCCTGTAGAGCGTAGCACATTGCTGAGCGATGGCAAGCTGTCACTGGAAAGCATTATGCTGCAGTTTCTTTGTGGTGAACAGCTTAGGCTCGAGTACGCCATGGAAATTGTTCAACAGGCTGCGCTTGTCCTTCGAACGGAGCCAAACACGCTTTCGATTAACGACACTGTAGTTGTCGTCGGAGATGTTCAAGGCCAATACTACGATTTGGTGAAGATTTTAGCGGCTTGTGGCTCTTTGGACACGACGAACTACCTTTTTCTAGGCAACTACATCGGCAATGGAGGATTCAACCTCGAATGTATTCTTTTCCTACTGGCGGCGAAAGTCGCTCACCCGCAGTCGATTCTTTTGATCCGAGGAAGCAATGAATCTAAATTTATGGCAGACGTTCTTCAACTCGGCAAGGAGTGCCAGCTCAAGTACTCTAGCACTTTGTTGACGCAGATACTGTCGGTGTTCAACTGTTTGCCACTAGCGGCAATAATCCGAAAAAAGTTTTTTTGTGTTCACTCGGGACTCTCCCCAGACGTGTCACATGTAGACGACATTGCACTAATTCACCGCTTCCGGCACATTCCAACGCGAGGGGCGATGTGTGATATGGTGTGGTCTGAGCCGGATTGGGACACCAACAATCAGCTGTACAACAATGTTGAGGAGCCTTCGGGTGAGACATATGTTCCACGACTCGGTTTGTTCGAGACACGACCACTCTTCATCACGAACAAGCAGCGGGGTCTCAGCTACGTCTTCAACTTTGCGTGTGCAAAACGTTTTGTATCGGCGAACAACCTTCTCTGTATCATTCGAGCTCACGAGGTTCATGAGCTTGGGTTTAAACTGTATCGCCCGCACCCAAACCACCTGTTCCCTTGCATAATTTCTCTCTTTTCGGCTCCAAATTACTGTTCCAGTTTCGGCAACAAAGGCGCAGTTTTAGTGGTTTCAAAGGAAACTATCTGCTTCAAGCAGTTCGACTCTTCGCCTCATCCATGCGTACTGCAAGGTCGAAACGCATTTTCGTGGTCTCTACCTTTCTTGGAGAGCAACCTCATGTCCATTTTCTTGACCCTCTTGTCAGGCTCCGATTATGACCCAACGGTTGCTGACAGATCCGAGAAGGGCTCCAGCAACGGAGAGGGATGTGTCACGCCACTCACTTAG